gtttgggagctttcaaaaaaccagatattttaagattttaaaattatattttaagtaatataaaaaatctactACTAAataccaaatttagcttatttgtaactcaatttacaggctttcaaacgtagtaaacagttttcagatatttcaacttcatacttagttaatgatgattatctgcacaaatttcatgttgatcgaagttaccccgctgatcaaagttcccccagtttacggtaccagtctgggctaaaatgcatcaaaatgcaaatccaaGATTCACCattcaattgtaaatttaaatacagtttttatAAGGATTTATGAGCTACTGGCAAAAACACATGACTCAAGGGAGGCATCACACTGAGTCAATTTtgggtatttttttaatatctcaggGCCTGAGATCTCAAACGTTTTATTTTGGGGGgagggccctctttttaattttttacataacttaaaaacttatcaagcaaatggaaacaaatttagcatgggcggatatttgggaacgtgacatgttctaatgattgtttgaagccccttccttcttccagcggggagaaaggaaaggggGAGGGAAGCTGCATACATTTTtcattgcataactcaagaactacaacagtaaatggaaacaaatttctcatggaacgatatttgggtacgagaaatgctccTATGGATATTTTGTATCCTTCACTCCTTCAAAAGGGTgtatgaaaagggggagaagaggtctcccttacaattttcaatataatATTCGACAGAGGTTTCAGATAGAATGAAATGCGGACACATGTTTAACTATAAAACTATATTTAACATAAGAATGATGAAAAGTATAATGTGCACGCGACGAGCGTTCAAATTCGAATGAAGTAAAATGGCGCACAACCAGTGTTGCTGTTGTGCGCGTAACGCTTTCCTAATTCGACAAGGGGTGCGACGATCGATGTAACGCttaacactcctcctcaacgaTCGTTGCATCCAGATAAACCCAGCATCTCGGAGAACCTCAGCTGTTTGACGGCACCCAGTGGTTTAGTAAAGACGTCAGCTACCATGGCATCAGTTGGACAATATTCGAGCTTTAATATTCCTTCTTCTTGCAACTGTTTAACATAACATTCGCGAGTCTCAATATGCTTGGAACGTCGATTTATTCTTTCGGATGCTACAAATGCTATGCAGCTCTGATTGTCTTCCAAAATTCGCACTGGACCCTGATGCGGCACCCCCAGGTCCTTCAGCAACGCTAGAAGCCATACTAGCTCCTGACAAGCTTCGCTTAATGCCACATATTCCGCTTCCATACTGGACAAAGTGACACAGCTTTGTCGGCGACTAGCCCACGATACTGCACCACCAgcataatgaaaaacaaaaccggTCGTGGACCTTCGGGTTACAATGTCACCGGCCCAATCAGCGTCAGTACTGCCAATCAAACCTTCTGCAGATCTTCCAAATTGAAGTTGCCACGTTTTCGTAAACTTTAAATAGCGAACCACTCTTTTGGCCGCCACCCAATCTGTTTCTGTAGGTGCGCTCACCTTCCGACCCAATATCGATGCGCTCACAGCAATATCTGGTCTTGCGCATACTGCTATATAAAGTAGAGCTCCTACGAGGCTACGGTATATCGTTCCATCCTTCAACAACGGGCTCTTGTCTTCGACCTTTACATATCCAGATTCCATTGGCGTTTTAGCCGCTTTCGCGTCACGGAGGCCAAACTTGTCAGCAATGCGTTCAATATATTTCTCCAACGAAATACTATATTTCCCGTGTTCACGTCGTATTTCAATGCCTAAGAAAAAATTCGCATCGCCCAGATCAGTTATCtcgaaatatttctttaaagtttCATGGACAGCGTCAATATCGGATGATAATTCTGCACAAACCAAAAGATCGTCCACATAAACTAGAATGTAAACTTTATTCCCCTCGACGTCCTTCAAGTACAAACACGGATCAGCAACACTTTGCACATATCCCATTTCCTGTAGAGCACCATGTAATCGATGATTCCAACAACGAGCTGACTGTTTGAGTCCGTAAATACTCCTCCTTAAGCGACAAACCATGTGCTCTTTGTTGCTTACCACGTGACCTGGCGGTTGCTTCATATATATTTCCTGGTCCAAGTAACCATACAAGTAGGCTGTCTTCACATCAAAATGTTTCATCGTCAAATTGTTTCTACTAGCCAAACCCAACAGTACTCGAAGCGTTGTGTGCCGTGTCACTGGTGCGAAAACCTCATCATAGTCCTCCCCAAATTTCTGGGAATATCCTTGGGCAACCAAACGCGCTTTGTGCTTCACGATCTCACCCATGgaatttcgttttaatttaaaaacccaACGACAACCCACCGCTTTCCGACCAGCTGGTAAGTCAACAAGCTCCCAAGTTCCGTTGTCCGCATGCGACTTTATCTCGTCCAGCATTGCAGCCTTCCACTGTGCACCCTGTTCACTAGCAAGAGCATCCTTAAAAGTTATTGGTTCCATTTCGTCAAGCACTGTCCCTACagcaaacaattcttcaataaaACGTTTGGGAGGTACACCTTTCGTTGGCCTAGCTGATCGCCGAGCTACTTCATCCAacgaaaaaccatgaaaatcttCTCCTTCTGAAGCACTGGCAAAATCAGGAGAATCTATTTCATCTTCCGAATCGGAAGTTACGTTGGACgcagagcttgaaatttccgGTGAAGATGAGTCACGCTGATCACTAGTATCCACAAACAACTCTACCGATACCGGCTGCAACGGTTTCACAGATGGTTCGGTAACTTCGTTTTGAACAGCTTCTTTCGTAGTACATAATTCTAGAAATTTGGCTGACCTCCTGATCTTTATTAAGTCTGTTTTAGGATCCAGGAAACGATAAGCCTTTCGCCCATCTGCATATCCCACGAACACAAGTTTTTCTGCCTTCATATCAAGTTTGCGTCGTTTTTCCTTTGGAATGTGAACATAGGCTTCGGATCCAAAAATTCTAAGGTGCCCATAGGCCGGCTTCTTATTATGCCACAGCTCATAGGGTGTAGAATTTACAGTAGAAGATGGTAAGCGGTTCTGTAAGTAGTTTGCAGTACAGATAGCTTCAGCCCAGTATTTCTTACCCAATCCGGATTCCGAGAGCATGCACCGAGTCATTTCCATAAGATGTCTGTTCTTACGTTCACTAACTCCATTTTGTTCAGGTGAGTACGGTGCAGTTTGTTGCAGAATTATACCGTTATTACAAATACACTACTGAATACCGACTGAAGTCATCAACCAAAACGATGTAATATCGATTACCACTTGGTGTGGCCACTTCCATTGGCCCACCAAGATCCGTATGAACTAGATCACCCACAGCAGCACATCGACTTTCCGAAAACTTGGGAAAAGATTCTCGAGTCAGCTTTCCTTCGCAGCAAGAACCACACACGGATTGTATTTCACAGTGACCAATCTTCAACCCGTGTCCCAGGTTATCACGAAGTATCTTCGACACTGCCTGAGGGTCACGATGTCCCAAGCGATGGTGCCATAAATGACAGCACAAATTTCCGTGGTTTATCATGACTTTTGAAACCTTTTCGGTATACTGCTTGAGATAGTATAAACCCCCCTTACGTTGCCCAACCAAGACGGTATCAGTTCCACTCATAACTCTGCACTGGGATTTTTCGAAAAGCACTTTAAAACCCATGTCAGTAATCTTGCTTACCGACAGCAAGTTACCCGAAAGAGTAGGAACATGGTACACACCATCCAACTTCACGTTTACCCGTGCACCATCATCATTAACCGATACGAAACGGATACAACCCGTACCATCAGATTTTATCACTTTACCATCAGCTAAAGAGATTGTAACTTGCTTCGGAACAAAACCTTCCATGTTAGCTTTGCTATTTGTCATGTGGCCGGTGGCACCAGAATCGAAAAACCATTCGCCTTCAATCTCATGACTCACTCCAGCAGCCAAACACACTTCATGAGAACCAGGATTCATTTCTGTCTTGATTGCAATATTTGCCTGTTGATCCTCACTTTTGTGGCGGTTCAATGCCAAATCCGGACAATCGCGTCTGATATGACCGCTTTTCCCACAACTAAAACACTTAAGTTCGAAtttctttttggaaaataacCCAGGTTTAGGTTTGAAAACATTCGACGCCATTGCTTTTTCTTCATCCAAAAGCTTCCCTTTTACAAAATCAACCGTGAGATCATCATCCGGTCGGCTCTCGAGTGCAACAGCCAAACTACCGTAAGACTCTGGTAAATTCGACAGCAACAGAGCGACAAACCAATAATCCTTCATTTCCTCCCCCAAAGCGGACAGACGAAGGCGCAGAATAGTCATCTCCTTCAAATATTCTGCCATACTTCCGCCTTCCTGTAGCCGAGTAGTAATTAACAAACGCACCACATGCACTATGCTAGACAATGACTTCCGCTCGTGATAGTCTTTAAGAGCGTCCCACATTTCCTTAGCACTGGTTTTCGTCATCACATGAACAAGCTGGGTGTCTTCCAGCGATAACCCGATAGCTGCTTGCGCTTTTTCGTCTGACACATTCCAGTCAGCACCAGCACCCTCCCGTTTCGGATTCATCACCACATCCAGTACACCTTCGCGTGCCAAAAGAAGACGCATCTTAAATTTCCAGACTGCATAGTTCTGGTCGTTTAATTTTTCCACCGACACTTTATTGTCCGccatttttagttttcaacGCGGTTCCGATTAGGGagaacaaaattattattcacGTCGCGAAAACACTTCCATCAACTTCCGCATtgatctgggcccataacctattCGACAGAGGTTTCAGATAGAATGAAATGCGGACACATGTTTAACTATAAAACTATATTTAACATAAGAATGATGAAAAGTATAATGTGCACGCGACGAGCGTTCAAATTCGAATGAAGTAAAATGGCGCACAACCAGTGTTGCTGTTGTGCGCGTAACGCTTTCCTAATTCGACAAGGGGTGCGACGATCGATGTAACGCTTAACATATAACTAGAGAGCTGATctagcaaattgaaccatatttagcatgtgaggatatttggatacgagaaatgtatcTATTATTTGAAGCCCCTcattttttcagcggaaagatataaagggggaaaagggggttccatacatttttttgcaagcTCGAAAATTAATAGTGCAAAAaatatttggtatcaaaaagtatttgagtacaaaaaatatttttatgaatattaagttctcacccctccattcaatggggagaacggaagggggatagtacttcctttcaagtttatgcataacgcaaataaaaccaaatttggcatgggatggtattacaataccagaaattttttttatgttaagttATGTTTAAGTTAGTTTTGTGTTGCAAtccggaactccagctgcagctctcattttatagcggttgcttatgaattatgttataacttgatttaaaataatgccaacaaaacaataaaaataggaataaattatgaaaatatcattcgatttttaaaggtgtagcaaagcacaccgggtcagctagtaaacaTATAAAAAGGCTAAACTTctctttgaaataaatttataaattaaagaaaactgGAATAATGCTAAGGAGCTAACCCAGTCATATCCGATAACGGATCAAAACTACACACTAGAAGGGGTTGCGAAAAATGAGTGTGTGTGCATGTAAATTTCACGATTCCATGATGGCTCTAGTATGGtgatctcatatgccaaatcgccattccgccatattgaaaaaaaaattgacagctggctgtagtgtttacgaaaaaaaggggtccagggatgccaggtgttagagATAAATCAGATGGCAATAAAGTGTGTGTATGTGCACTCGTAAACGAAAGATCAAAGGATTTAAAAccgtactggggtttagtttattttattatatttaaattaagttttcggaaaaaagcaatgatatgagtatattcaatgaagtaatttgtattctaaacactttttttaatgaattacaatacagttcggtctatccgtatgttccgaaaaagaaaaactttttattgacTGTCATGATAGAAATGATcttaaagggtggaacaaacaaccaaaaccctaaaccggatgttgcttggTTCTTATTCTTGTTCCTTTATCCAAAGAGCTATGTTGTTTCCCTTTAATCGAGaagtgttggatgaaaataaaagtaaatcggttctgctaaaggaatgctataaattctgctattgataattttcatgattaaatgataaacgattttatgattcgaaattttattttcaaataactgttgcctcatgtaaatactgcttgagccttttttaatattaacgtattcagttaatctaccttcaccactgataactgatgtacaagctcgaacaaaaaatcttcaaaaacttgtgtaaaatttccagtgctctcttttaaagaagccgttaaaaagtgacgaaaaacagtgccatctattgcttgatttgtaacttttgaacggcgcaacagatggcactgtttctagatagctcttttgcaagtaagaatttttcgagAGGGCGAAATGGTGTTTGaactcattaataaataaatttaaatacaattagaTGAATTGCTCTATGTATATAATTAGATGAACTAAGAATAAATTTCAGCTGAGAAAAATGGCATCATTACAATATTGTCACTAGAGAGACTGACGAAATGACAAATATACaagtttgaattataaaattccagaaacgtattcataatttcaaatgctatcatttaaccaagccgaatcaacttttgaagtacctgattcttggaagagcgcaattgtatatgatctcaaaaattaataaactaacatcgtagaaaaatggacggcttcaatatattcacaGCAAGGTAAATTCATCTGGTTCATTTTACCTCGATTCTTTTTACTATAGAGGCTAactaacaactttgaacaagccagacgaaccagttattttatccagttgagcttaaaattaacaatccaacgaagaaatacagattctaggcttctctgagcgggcattttcacgcattatatctgtttatattaagtgcttcatgctagtttgaagcaattcgaaaaacagcgttaagcgtaaaattttgatcaaaaatgtGTAACGAATCTTCAACACCAGTTTGATCGAAACTCGTCAAATAGATACGACCTTttcataattgactaaaagtttgttgttttgttttgtttacatttcattttcttcttgacagttctctctggtgtccttggagacatctggtggctcaaccaaaaaacataaaattgattcaaaacggtcgtcgggactttacacacttttcaaggcttagcttgtacatcagttcatcagtgccttcaccaccacccacgagcagcgctgagctggagctttgctgcacttgaggatgactagcaattggacagcatcacctgcagaatccttcaggggctcaatccattccggacaatcaacagtctgcagtggatcgaactgaTTCCCCAACCCACTCATCGTCATGTTGCTCAGGGgcctattttcctatttcagctcatcggttccctcattcaaaagtgccaaaaacttcatctggtTTTCCCGAATGCTACCCTTCAGAACCGGATTACTCGactggatcttctggagcagcgctggcaacagacgggggtcctcctgaagcagctttttcatctcgatgaagatcggatgttcctgcaggagggccagccgcttctcggacgatggaatgtaacgcctcgccatgttaccatccgattcgatgactttctgctgtttctagatagctcttgaaagaaaaaagtgttgaagagcataaatttgtcataagtaatgcaaaattaatgttactcaccgctaccgacaaagctggcaccgtcgtttataggtccaacCTCTTCCAactttgcttaccagcccggagctcagccggaaggttttgtttcgattctatgaattatatttgtaaaaatcaaggcgaaatctttgtctagCAATATattgatgattggcaaaacttcgagttttacaaaaaatcagagcacctggcatcccagccagccagcagccagccgaacagccagctgtcaaatttcggctgcgtttcgccccctcctccgcatccaaccctcgtcaactttttgccaaagtgagaccaccatatttAGAGCCATCATGCACGATTCGGCAGAATAGTTCAGCTACTCTCCGCTACTGGCGCTAAAGTTTGGCATTGTCAACAGTGCTGCCAAATGTGAATCAGTTTggcaaattttcgtttttttcagtCAAATTCAAATCTTGATTTGATTTTATGTGCAATCCATTCAAGAGAAATCTATAAATGTACCTTTTTATCTATGTCCTCTTTAAATGCTTTGTATAGAGTTAATAAAAGGTAATTCATAAGAggtttattaaattattaaattctctcaagattttttttaagttgtaagTATTTATGATCTTTTGATAAGTTACACTTGATTTCATGCTCTGTTTTCACTTCTTCTCGCTCACGCGTTCATGAGTTAGTTGCAGAAAATATCATCATCTCGGTTGCACCTCCCATCAGATGCAAAACATCCCGCAGAAATTGTCAAACGCAGCAAAAACCGCAGCTGTCTTCACTTTTCTTCATTCATCAGTTTCGATCGCGCGTTCACGTCTTTTTGATTACGCGAAGTACTGAGACAAGTCGGGTTCGAGTGTTGTGCGCTTCAAAATATGGCagcgaaaattattaaaaattttgtaagaaacCATTTACTACTTAATTGTTTGAACTGTATTGTTTGTTGTAGGTTTTAAGTGTTGTCTGAAAAAGAGTGGAAAAAGAGTGCTTGAAAGTAAAATTGCCTGAATTTAATTTCGTGAGCCGAATATCCGGACACCCCCACATCACGCATAAGAACCATCAGATTATCAAAAAAGTTGGTCACATGTCATTGTTAACGTTATATTTTCTGGTTTTAGCTCAAACGGTTTCAAAAAAATGGTCCTAGTTTGACTGGAAAGGACTTGTCGGATAACCTTTACATAACCTCGACTGGTTCCAAAGCAAAGAAAAATCCTGAGCAAACTGCCCAAGTAAATACTAATATCGATAACGGCAAAATTTATATCCGTTCCTGGAATTATAAACATCTGTTATTAATCTGAGCACTTACAAAATATACCAAACCAGGCAGAGGCCTCATTAGTAGAGGGAAAATTAAATTTCGGTTACGTAACTGTTACAGAATATTGTCACccattgagagaaaaaaaactgctcaacTCTTATCTCATGTTGTACATCTTGTGTATATTATTTCAGGTGTCCATACCAGTCGGAGCCCGCGGGTATGCCTCCGGTACGAAGAAGGTTACTCTAATCCCAGGAGATGGCATTGGACCAGAGATTTCTGCTGCCGTGCAAAAAATTTTCCAAGCTGCCAGCGTCCCAATCGAATGGGAATCCGTGGACGTCACTCCGGTCCGAGTAAGTTCTGAAAAAGCatcacaacaaaacaaacatcataaacattgttttttttttactatttcagaACCCGGACGGTAAATTTGGCATTCCACAGGGTGCTATTGATTCTGTGAACCGCAATAAGGTTGGCCTGAAAGGACCATTGATGACTCCTGTTGGCAAGGGTCATCGTTCGCTAAATTTGGCCCTCCGTAAGGAATTCAACCTTTATGCTAACGTGCGTCCATGCCGTAGCTTGGAAGGGTAAGTTTGTTTAACTACCTATATTATGCCTTTCGCTAACACACATTCTATTTGTtgagaaaaacgacaaaaaatcttATTCGGTCAATACTAaactgtttattaaaaaaagttccTATTTATATACTaaactgaaatattttaaaaatgtaatgttattaatttattaataataggatgtcaaattttagtttggatagGTACTTTCCAAATATGAAGTTTGGTAGGACAGTTAATTTTCGGAAACGGCGTTTCATTTTTCTGCGCTGAAGCCCGCTTAGAGAAATATCACTTTAAGCTTTTAGTATCCATAAAGACGCCTGATTTAGTAAAATTCTCAATCATCGCACCGTTTTGGAATTAACataatttgtgttttaaattttttatttcttcaattaTTACTATATAGCACTCGTTTCACTTGTCTAAATTATTGCAGAGGAAAATAAGTggacaaacatttgaaaacaagCACTTCTAGCAGGAAAACTAATGTTGCAAAAGCGTTTAGCCAGaagtaaaatttataacatcCCGAAAACTGTTCATTACTGATCGCAGTATGTTCCGTTTGAGCTTGTCTCTTTGTACTGGGATGAAGCGAATCATAATTACCATACCAACGGACCCAATAGTACGGTATACCAGCAGCGAGCAGATTATCCAAAATCTCGTTGAAATTCTTTGTCAATGGAGAATTTTTCGGGTAGTGCACTGCCACTGGATAGGTTGCGATGACTTCTTTCATTGAATACAGCAGTCCAACTCTTGCCTTTTGCCGATTGTGGAAAGCGATATTGTCAACTGGAACAGCAACGCATCCCTGGATTTCGTTCCTAGCAAGTCTTTCGAGAGCTTGATTCAACATGTCGATTTCGTTCGGCAGAAAAATGGTCCTAGAATCAGTCAATGATAACATTATTAGCGCATCTGACTTCCAAGTAGACAAATTCAAGTACATTATATGAGCTCACCTTCTTAATATGTCCGGTCTATTTTCAAAGTATCTTGTAGATATTGGATTCATATGAAAATAGACGTCAGCTCTCTCGACATCTGCTATACGATTGAGCGGCGCTTTTCGCTGTACatcttgaagatttgaaaacaTCAAACTTTGATAGACGCATCGGGTTATAAAACAGAAGAACACCCACGATAGCAGTGTTATTCGTGGTACATTCCTGGTTGTCACCCTTCTTTGTGATTCgccaaaaaatgattcaatcaaCCCCATCAAGGGAGATGTTACATTTGTGCCGACTAATTTATTCTTccagttaaatttttgaatgataaaTATTACAATAACTGTCGCACACAATAGCAGGATCAGTGCAAACCAAACGGAAGCCTGAAAAGGCCGTATTAACTTTTCTAGTGCCGTGTACGGCACACCCTGTGAAATCGCTAGTGTGCAATACGATGTATAATGAGCAATGCCTGCATTCAGAAGAGTGGAACGTGACTTGGACAGTGCTAGAGTTGATATGCCAAACTCCACTTTTCTATCCTGTATCAACCTCATCAAACCGGTACTATTGTTTTCCTCCAAAGATCCCCACTGATATCCATCGGTAGGTAGCATATAGTTGATttggaaattcaatttgttcgCTACAATTTCTATGAGCTTCGCCTCAAATCCTTCAACGTTTGCTACGGGGTTATAATCTGTACCTTTGAGGATGATGAAAGGTTTGTTTTCGAATGTTCCCGCCTTTAGAGAACAGTTGTAAAAATTTCTTAGACGATTTGGGAAAAGGTTAACGGAGTGATCAGTAGAACTATTCTGATAAATGTCATGATAACTTATAGCACCTACTTCACCACAATGATTCAAATGGTAGGGCATGTATGTGTAGATTCGAACTAAGCTCGATTTTTGGGACATATTACTGGTTATTATAATTATATTTGTGATTCCAATTCTCCAAGCATCTTGAAAAATCCGTCTAACTTTTGACTCTTCCAATATTTTTGGATTGGTTATTACAATGCTGAGCAAACCGTTCACATCAAAACTATCAGTATCGTTATCATTTAGCAGTTTTTCGAAAGCTTCGTAATTGTTCACAAATAGCATATTGTAGAAACCGATGCCATGTTGCTTGTTACTACTGTTCAGGTGGAATGGGGACAGTATACTTTCACTTATCATCCTTAATACATCGTTGATTATATCATCGTGAACGGATATTCCGCGTGCACCAATTGCAAGTGATTTAATTTGATTCGTTGAATAAGTGTTGATATGGAATCGCTCTATAATTGATGCTATCGATTGCGCTAAGAACGTTATGTCTAATGAGCTTTCCA
This sequence is a window from Uranotaenia lowii strain MFRU-FL chromosome 3, ASM2978415v1, whole genome shotgun sequence. Protein-coding genes within it:
- the LOC129750641 gene encoding uncharacterized protein LOC129750641, whose translation is MYGLKYNNTVLLLIVLVFMPQNRAQLLLESSLDITFLAQSIASIIERFHINTYSTNQIKSLAIGARGISVHDDIINDVLRMISESILSPFHLNSSNKQHGIGFYNMLFVNNYEAFEKLLNDNDTDSFDVNGLLSIVITNPKILEESKVRRIFQDAWRIGITNIIIITSNMSQKSSLVRIYTYMPYHLNHCGEVGAISYHDIYQNSSTDHSVNLFPNRLRNFYNCSLKAGTFENKPFIILKGTDYNPVANVEGFEAKLIEIVANKLNFQINYMLPTDGYQWGSLEENNSTGLMRLIQDRKVEFGISTLALSKSRSTLLNAGIAHYTSYCTLAISQGVPYTALEKLIRPFQASVWFALILLLCATVIVIFIIQKFNWKNKLVGTNVTSPLMGLIESFFGESQRRVTTRNVPRITLLSCTAKSAAQSYSRCRES